CCGCGTCGGCGGCGACCCTGCTCGGCGACGATGCCGACCCCTGTGACCTCGACGCGTTCGCCGCGCACGTCCGCGCCAGCGACCTGCCGCACGCGATGATCATCGACTGCAGCGCCAGCGACGCGGTCGCGGCGCGGTATGCCGACTGGCTGGCAGCCGGCATCCACATCGTCACTCCGAACAAGCACGCGGGCAGCGGCGAGTGGTCGCGGTACGCCCGTATCGCCGAGGCGCGCGTGACGGGCCACAGCCGCTTCCTGTACGAAGCAACGGTCGGCGCCGGACTGCCGGTCATCGCCACGCTGCGCAACCTGATCGATACCGGCGACACCCTGCATTCGATCGACGGCATGCTGTCGGGCACGCTGGCGTGGCTGTTCAACAGTTTCGACGGCAGTCGCCCGTTCTCGGCGCTGGTCCGCGAGGCACGCGCACTCGGCTACACCGAGCCCGACCCGCGCGACGACCTGTCGGGTCTCGACGTCGCGCGCAAGCTGGTGATTCTCGCCCGCGAGGCCGGGCGCACGCTGTCGCTGGCCGATGTGGAGGTGGAGAACCTGGTGCCCGAAGCCCTGCGCGATCTGTCCCTGGATGCGTTCCTCGGCAGCCTGGAGGCCCTGGATGCACCGATGCAGGCACGGCTCGACGCGGCACACGCGCAGGGTCGCGGGCTGCGCCACGTCGCCCGGCTCGACGCCGCGGGCCGCGCGACTGTTGGCGTATCCGCGCTGCCGTCGGATCATGCGTGCATGCACACCCGCCTGACCGACAACCTCGTCCAGTTCACCACCGCGCGCTACGCGGACAACCCGCTGGTCGTGCAGGGCCCGGGCGCGGGTCCGCAGGTCACCGCCGCCGGGGTGTTCGGCGACGTGCTCGCGATCGCCCACGCACTCGGCGCACGCGCCGGTTGGCGGCACGCATGACCGCGTCCGTCCCGGATGGTGGGCGGGCACCGGTCGCACGCGGCGCCAGTGCCTTCGCCCCGGCCAGCGTCGGCAACATCGGGGTCGGCTTCGATGTGCTGGGCCACGTGATTGACGGGCCGCGCGACATTGCCCACGTGCGCCGCATCGCCGAGCGCGAAGTGCGCATCGAAGCGATCGGCGGCGCTGTCGCCGGCGCGGACCGCCTGCCGCTGGCCGCCAGCGACAACACCGCCGGTCGCGCGCTGCAATCGATGTGCGAGGCGCTGTCGCTGCCGTTCGGCTTCGCGCTGACGCTCGAGAAGGGCATTCCGCTCGGCTCGGGGCTGGGCGGATCGGCGGCGTCATGCGTGGCGGCGCTGGTGGCGGCCAACGCCCTGCTCGATGCGCCACTCACGCGCGCGGCGCTGTATCCGTTCGCGCTCGATGGCGAATCGGTCGCATCCGGCGCGCGGCATGGCGACAACGTCGCGCCGATGCTGCTCGGCGGCATCACCCTCTCCACGCCCGAGCAGGCGATCGCGCTCGACGTACCCGCCTGGCTGCACGCGGTGGTGGTGCACCCGGACCAGACCCTGGAGACGCGACGCTCGCGGGCCGTGCTGGGCGCGCCCTACGGTCTCGGCGACGTGGTCGCGCATTCGGCGCACCTGGCGTTGTTCCTGACCGGGCTGCAGCGCGGCGACGCGGCGCTGATCCGTGCGGGCCTGCGCGATGTCCTGGTCGAGCCGCGGCGTGCCCCGCTGATTCCCGGCTTCGAGGCGGTCAAGCGCGCGGCGCTCGAGCACGGCGCGCTGGGCGCGAGCATTTCCGGCGGCGGGCCGAGCGTGTTCGCGTGGTTCGAATCCCGCGCCGCTGCGGAGCGCGCGGCGCCGGCGATGCGCGCCGGCTTCGCCATGGCCGGCTTCGACGCCCGCGCCTACGTGTCGCCCGTCGCCGGGCAGCGCGCGGAACTGCTGCAGGCACCACCGGCATGAAGTTCGTCAGTACCCGCGGCCAGGCGCCGGCCGTGGACATCGACGCGGCGCTGGTGGCCGGCCTCGCGCCCGATGGCGGCCTGTATGTCCCGGACACGATTCCAGCCGCCGATCTGGCCCGCCCGCGCGACTCGCTCGCCGACACCGCGTTGGCGACCCTGGCGCCCTGGTTCGCCGGCTCGAGGATCCAGTCGCACCTGCCGGGCCTGTGCGCGGATGCCTTCGCCTGGCCTGCGCCGCTGCGTGCGCTCGCGGGCGATGGCGATCATCTGCTCGAACTCTTCCACGGCCCCACTGCGGCCTTCAAGGACTACGCAGCCAGGTTCCTTGCCGGCGCGCTGTCCGCGCTGCGCACGCCGCACGCGGCCGACAGCACGATCCTCGTCGCCACCTCGGGCGACACCGGCGCTGCAGTCGCCTCGGCCTTCCATCGCCGCCCCGGCTTCGCGGTCGTGATCCTCTATCCCGAAGGACGCGTGTCGCCGCGCCAGGCGCACGGCCTCGAGTGCTGGGGCGACAACGTGCGCGCATTCCGCATCGACGGCAGTTTTGACGACTGCCAGCGGCTGGCCAAGGACGCCCTGTCGGATGCGGACCTGCGCGCCCGCAGGCCGCTGACCACTGCGAACAGCATCAGCCTCGGGCGCCTGCTGCCGCAGGCGGCCTATTACGCACACGCGGCCGCGCACCATTACGCAGCCCATGCCCGACCGCTGAACGTCATCGTGCCCACCGGCAATCTGGGCAACGCTTGCGCGGCCTTCATCGCGCGCGCGATGGGCGCGCCGCTGGGCGAGATCCGCCTGGCCTGCAATGCCAACGACACTCTCCCGCGGTTCTTCGGCGGTGCCGGCTACCTGCCGCAGCCGACGCGCGCCACGCTTGCCAATGCGATGGACGTGGGCGCGCCGAGCAACTTCGAGCGCCTGCGCCACTGGCATGGCGACGATGTCGCGCTCCGCGGCGCGTTCGTGGCCCGCTCGGTCGACGATGCCGCCATCCGCGCGACGATCCGCAACGCGGAAGCGCGGCACGGCATCGTGCCCTGTCCGCACACTGCCGCCGGCCTGCATCTCCTCGAGGCCTTGCGCGCCGACGGCGACCGGCGCGACTGGGCGGTCGTGGCGACCGCGCACCCGGCGAAGTTCGATGCCATCGTCGAGCCGCTCGTCGGGCATGCCGTGCCGGTGCCACCCGCCCTGGCTGCGTGTCTGGCGCGGCCGGCACAGGGGGTCCGCCTCGGACGTGAACCAGACGCGCTGCGCCGGATGCTCCTCGACGCCTGAATCCATGGCGACTCGCCGCGATTGCGAGCGCGCCAGGCAGGTCGCGCCGACCCCGCCGCGGGCAAAAAAAAGGCCTCCCGGCAGGGAGGCCTTTTCAACACACCAGGCGCGTCAGTTGTTGCCGGCGCTGCGGTTGCCGTTCTTGCCGACCTTCAGCTGGCTGGTATCGACGCGCTGCACACCTTCGATATCGCGCGCGATGGCAGTCGCCCGCTCGATCTGGCCGCGGTTGTCGACATCGCCCGACAGGCTGACGATCCCGTTGGCGGTCTCGACACTGATGTCGAGGCCAGACACGTCGCTGCTCGCGAGAAGATCGGCCTTCACCTTGGTGGTGATCCAGGTGTCGGAGACCGGCTGGTTGGATTCGGTGTTCGCCGCCACGGTGCGGTCCTTGCGATCGTTGTCCGCATTGCGGTCGCCGCGGTCCCTGTGGTCGTTGCGATCCGCTGCAGCGCCGGTGTTGCGGTCGCCATCGGCGTTCGTGGCGCGGCGATCGGCGGCGCGGTCGCGCGAGGCGTTGACGGCCAGCTGCTTGGTATCGACGGCGCGCACGCCTTCGATATCACGGGCGATCGCGGTTGCGCGATCGATCTGGTCGCGGCTGTCGACATCGCCCGACAGGCTTACCGTGCCGTTCGCCGTTTCCACGGTGATGTCGAGTCCGGACACGTCGCCGTCGGCAAGCAGAGCGGCCTTGACCTTGGTCGTGATCCAGGTGTCCGACATCGGCTGGTTGGATTCGGTCTGCGCGGCGGTGGTGCGGTCGGAACGATCGGCCTGCTGGGCCATTGCAGCGCCCGCGAACATCATCGAACCCGCAATCGCGGCGGCCAGAATGGTCTTGCGCATCGTCTTCATGGCGATACTCCTGATTGGGTGTGCAGCGAGTGTGGGAAGCGACTCGTGCCCGCGGGGTGAAGCGCGCAGCGTCCTGTTCACAATCCACTGATCGAGCGGTTGCTATCCAGCCGCTGATGAAATCCACGGCCGGCATGGCGGGCGCCCAGCCCGATCACCAGAATGTCCTCGCCGCGCGCGAGGCCGGACTGCGCTGGGTCTGCGACGACCAGCCGGGGCTCAGTCGCCATCGCGCCGGCAAGGGCTTCTGCTACCGCGATGCCGATGGCCGGGTCGTGCGCGATGGCGCCACGCTCGAGCGGGTGCGCAGGCTGGCGATTCCGCCGGCATATCGCGACGTCTGGATCTGCACGCTCGCCAACGGCCACCTGCAGGCCACGGCGCGCGATGCGCGCGGGCGCAAGCAGTACCGCTATCACCCAGACTGGAGCGAGGTGCGGGGGCACGGCAAGTTCGACCGCATCGTTGCCTTCGGCACCGCGCTGCCGCGACTGCGCCGTGCGCTGGGCCGTGACCTGAGGTTGCCGGATCTGCAGCGCGACAAGGTGCTGGCAATCGTCGTGTCGCTGATGGCGCAGACCTTCGTTCGTGTGGGCAACGACAGCTACACCCGCAGTAACGGCTCATACGGCCTGACCACATTGCGCAACCGTCATTTCAAGCCGCTCGGCGCAGGTCGTGCACTGCTGCGGTTCCGCGGCAAGAGCGGCCAGGAACAGGAGATCGAACTCGACGACGCGAAACTGACCGCGCTGGTACGCAAGGTGCAGCAGCTGCCCGGGCAATCGCTGTTCCAGTACATCGGGGATGACGGAGAACGGCACGGCATCGATTCGGGCATGGTCAACGACTACCTGCGCGAGACGATGGGTGGCGCGTTCACGGCCAAGGACTTCCGCACCTGGGGCGGCACGCTGATGGCATTCCGGCGCTTCGCTTCAATGCCCCTGCCGGAAGACGGCAACGGCGGCGCGCCGAGCGAGCGCG
The genomic region above belongs to Luteimonas chenhongjianii and contains:
- a CDS encoding homoserine kinase, producing MTASVPDGGRAPVARGASAFAPASVGNIGVGFDVLGHVIDGPRDIAHVRRIAEREVRIEAIGGAVAGADRLPLAASDNTAGRALQSMCEALSLPFGFALTLEKGIPLGSGLGGSAASCVAALVAANALLDAPLTRAALYPFALDGESVASGARHGDNVAPMLLGGITLSTPEQAIALDVPAWLHAVVVHPDQTLETRRSRAVLGAPYGLGDVVAHSAHLALFLTGLQRGDAALIRAGLRDVLVEPRRAPLIPGFEAVKRAALEHGALGASISGGGPSVFAWFESRAAAERAAPAMRAGFAMAGFDARAYVSPVAGQRAELLQAPPA
- the thrC gene encoding threonine synthase — its product is MKFVSTRGQAPAVDIDAALVAGLAPDGGLYVPDTIPAADLARPRDSLADTALATLAPWFAGSRIQSHLPGLCADAFAWPAPLRALAGDGDHLLELFHGPTAAFKDYAARFLAGALSALRTPHAADSTILVATSGDTGAAVASAFHRRPGFAVVILYPEGRVSPRQAHGLECWGDNVRAFRIDGSFDDCQRLAKDALSDADLRARRPLTTANSISLGRLLPQAAYYAHAAAHHYAAHARPLNVIVPTGNLGNACAAFIARAMGAPLGEIRLACNANDTLPRFFGGAGYLPQPTRATLANAMDVGAPSNFERLRHWHGDDVALRGAFVARSVDDAAIRATIRNAEARHGIVPCPHTAAGLHLLEALRADGDRRDWAVVATAHPAKFDAIVEPLVGHAVPVPPALAACLARPAQGVRLGREPDALRRMLLDA
- a CDS encoding BON domain-containing protein, with product MKTMRKTILAAAIAGSMMFAGAAMAQQADRSDRTTAAQTESNQPMSDTWITTKVKAALLADGDVSGLDITVETANGTVSLSGDVDSRDQIDRATAIARDIEGVRAVDTKQLAVNASRDRAADRRATNADGDRNTGAAADRNDHRDRGDRNADNDRKDRTVAANTESNQPVSDTWITTKVKADLLASSDVSGLDISVETANGIVSLSGDVDNRGQIERATAIARDIEGVQRVDTSQLKVGKNGNRSAGNN
- a CDS encoding DNA topoisomerase IB → MKSTAGMAGAQPDHQNVLAAREAGLRWVCDDQPGLSRHRAGKGFCYRDADGRVVRDGATLERVRRLAIPPAYRDVWICTLANGHLQATARDARGRKQYRYHPDWSEVRGHGKFDRIVAFGTALPRLRRALGRDLRLPDLQRDKVLAIVVSLMAQTFVRVGNDSYTRSNGSYGLTTLRNRHFKPLGAGRALLRFRGKSGQEQEIELDDAKLTALVRKVQQLPGQSLFQYIGDDGERHGIDSGMVNDYLRETMGGAFTAKDFRTWGGTLMAFRRFASMPLPEDGNGGAPSERALATQEKIVIADVADALGNTVAVCRKAYIDPVLYAAWRDGGLQRAAGNARGERQWEAAALKLLRQRHRRRPAKSLSK